The stretch of DNA GACAGGCTGCGGATTGGCGCCATGATCTTTGAGCTTGCTGGTGCTGACTCGACAGGTTCACGAGCCTCGACCACTGATTCTGTGGCTGCACGCACCGGTTTTGCTCGCCCTCCATCGACTGCCGCCCCTTCGGAATCTGACATTACGGATTGGCTGTCTCTACCAGCCGGCCCAAAGCAAGATCAACTCGAGGCATCCTCGAATCGTTACGGTCTTGATCTTCCCGGGCAGGATCTTTCGGGAAAAGATCTTTCGGGTCAGGATACCGCTGAGATTGGTGTCGAAGTTCTTGATGCGGTTCGAAAAAGTCTCGAAGCGAAGTCATCCTCCTCATTGCGGGATGATGCCGAGATTTCTTCCGTCACCACCGCACCAGCCAGTGATGACTCACCACAACTGGTTCCCTCCGCACCTTCAGGCGAGGCAGTTCTGCCACCCAATGAATGGACATTGCAGGCGGCAAGAATCATTCAGCAGTATTGGAAAAACACCACTCCTGGCTCTTGAGCAGGCATTATGAGAGATGAGCAGTGTATTGTTGAGGATTACTTAACGATGCGACTCATGGGCTTATCACAGGTTCTTTGGCTCGTCGATTCACATTCGATTCTGTAGGAATTTCAGTCGTTCATGCGAATTATCTCTGGTCGATTTCGTCGGCGAACATTGCAGGCCAATCCGGGAAACACGACGCGACCCATTACCGATCGTGCCAAAGTTATCCTTTTCGATAACATCGAAAGATTTTTCAAAGGTCAGCGTGTCCTGGATATCTTCTGTGGGACGGGTTCTCTGGGTCTGGAAGCGCTCAGCCGAGGTGCGGAAACCTGTGTCTTCATCGAGCAGGATCATCGGGCGTTCGAACTTCTTAAGGCAAACATTGCCCATGTCGGTGCAACAGAGATCGCTGTCCCCTGGCGTGTCAGTGCGCTCAAGTCGTCACTGAAACCGAGAGGGACCCTGTGGTACCCTTATGGGCTGGTTTTTTTTGACCCTCCCTACGTCATGCTCAAGGACGTTCGGCCTGGCGAACCACTCTACCGCATGTTTCTGCGACTGGCTCGACCAGATATCACGACCGAGGATGTGCTCGTGGTCTTACGCGGGCCAGAGTGTGCAGAGTACACGCTTCCCGATTGCTGGCAGATTGAACGGAAAATGAAAGTGGGGAGCATGGAGCTGGCACTCATTCGCAAAGCTTATGCGACGCCACTTCCTGAGAACCAGACGGATGAAGACTCGGGAGTTGAAAGTGACGAACCGCAGGCAGGAAATTGAGCGGGATGGGTTGCAGGCCCACATCACTTGCGAATGATATCCGGGCCATCCCCACAGGTCTTTTCGTAGCCGTTCTTCCCTTTGACGTACTTAGTGAAACCCATCTTGTCGAGATTTCGGTCGGAAAGCTTTGTCGAATCGGACTGAGCACTCCAGGGTCGCGAGATGGCAGCCGATGTCAGGCAGCGGCGCACGGGAACTCCTGTCTCGGGATGCACTTCCAAAACTGGTGCTGAAATCGACTGCAGAATCTCGAAGCGGTCACCACCCGAGCCATCCGGCAGCACTTCTTCATACACATAAAGTGGCATGATCCAGCTCCCTTTACCGGGAAACAACCAGTCAATATCTGACGAAGAGGCTCTGCTTAATCAAAATCAGGCCAGGTCGCGATCTTCAAACAAGATGAATGCGAGCAGAATACTGGCAGCAATGTAGCACAGGGCGTAGAGCGTGGCAGTTGCCAGGTAAATCGGTGGAACCATCGTTCCTGTAGAAATCGCTGTGCTCATGTTGAACCATTCGAGTCCTGGGAGCACAATCGAAATCAGCTTGGCCATAAAGGCTACAAACTCAAACTTGATCGCTCCGGCCTGGACGAGCTGCGGGGTCAGGTTGCCGATCACATAGATCGGGAAGCAGATCGCCATGTTGACCACAAAGGGCAACCGGGTCGAGATCGCCACGCTGATCGCCCCCAGAATGGCAACTTCAAGGAAGGTCAGCACCAGACCAGGGAACATCTGAATGACATCGGGGAGACGCTGGAGTGCTGTCGGAATCTCTTTGCTCGATTCGCGGGCATCGTAGCCAGCTTTGTAGAAAATCAGCAGCCCGAACACGATCGAAACCGGAATCATGTAGAGCAGCACGGTCTGGAGAATACCAATATATTTGCCGAGGATGAATTGCCTGCGAGTGATGGGCTTCGAAAGCAGCGTCATCGCTGTCTTACCTTCAATTTCGTCAGCAATACTGGTGCTGGCTGTCCACGTCGCAATGAGCAGGCCGCAAATCAGAATGGTGGTGAGTCCAC from Planctopirus ephydatiae encodes:
- a CDS encoding FHA domain-containing protein — encoded protein: MADFLIRTGSSTGRKLSLPARELIVGRDDKADIRLNSSLVSRRHCRILPGTILRPGVETVIVEDLKSQNGTFVNEVPISAPTTLEPGDRLRIGAMIFELAGADSTGSRASTTDSVAARTGFARPPSTAAPSESDITDWLSLPAGPKQDQLEASSNRYGLDLPGQDLSGKDLSGQDTAEIGVEVLDAVRKSLEAKSSSSLRDDAEISSVTTAPASDDSPQLVPSAPSGEAVLPPNEWTLQAARIIQQYWKNTTPGS
- a CDS encoding RsmD family RNA methyltransferase; protein product: MRIISGRFRRRTLQANPGNTTRPITDRAKVILFDNIERFFKGQRVLDIFCGTGSLGLEALSRGAETCVFIEQDHRAFELLKANIAHVGATEIAVPWRVSALKSSLKPRGTLWYPYGLVFFDPPYVMLKDVRPGEPLYRMFLRLARPDITTEDVLVVLRGPECAEYTLPDCWQIERKMKVGSMELALIRKAYATPLPENQTDEDSGVESDEPQAGN
- a CDS encoding FmdB family zinc ribbon protein → MPLYVYEEVLPDGSGGDRFEILQSISAPVLEVHPETGVPVRRCLTSAAISRPWSAQSDSTKLSDRNLDKMGFTKYVKGKNGYEKTCGDGPDIIRK
- a CDS encoding ABC transporter permease subunit, which codes for MVLMAASNIELANQLGNWALFGIGTLIVIGGLLAYSYGTKGGIIARATTKEAVRQPVFWLSVTATIVFLLVNTWLPFFSLGEDLKMLKECGLTTILICGLLIATWTASTSIADEIEGKTAMTLLSKPITRRQFILGKYIGILQTVLLYMIPVSIVFGLLIFYKAGYDARESSKEIPTALQRLPDVIQMFPGLVLTFLEVAILGAISVAISTRLPFVVNMAICFPIYVIGNLTPQLVQAGAIKFEFVAFMAKLISIVLPGLEWFNMSTAISTGTMVPPIYLATATLYALCYIAASILLAFILFEDRDLA